The DNA segment GAAACCGATTTCATCCAAGAAGCACACGAGGCGGCAATTCACTATATTTGTCACAAAATCGACGATTTATTTTGCGAGGGCCCAAAAACGTGAGTGGTACTATTTCAAGACTTGCAGAAGGGTGCCAGGATATCCTCGTAATCGGCGATCTCATTCTGGATCGCTATATTTGGGGAGAAGTCGAAAGAATCTCTCCCGAGGCACCTGTCCAGGTCCTCAAATGGGAGCGGGAGGAACAGGTTCTCGGCGGGGCGGCCAATGTTGCACATAATCTTTCCACCTTGGGCTGCCCGGTTCGCTTAATGGGTCTGATCGGTGAGGATGCCGATGCTGATCGTTTCGAAGAGCTCACCAGAGTGGCAGGCATCGATACACGATACGTCACTAGAATACCGGGCAGACCCACTGTTACAAAAACCCGCTTCATAGGCAGAGGCCAGCAGATCCTTCGCTTAGACCGCGAGGATGACAACCCGCAACCAGGAGAATTAGAAGGACCGCTTTTAGCCAACCTCACAGAAGCTATCGAGGGCGCGGCGGGAGTCATTTGCTCGGACTACCTCAAGGGCACGCTCTCGCCCGGGCTCATGAGCAAGGTGGTCGATGCCGCAGGCAGGGCGAATATCTCGATCATCACCGACCCAAAAGGCGGTAACTACTCTAAATACAAAGGCGTAACAGCCATCACCCCTAATTTAAGCGAGGTCGCCCTCGCCACCGGCATGCGCCTCGACACCGAGGAGGCCATTGATAGCGCCGCCCATTCCCTTTTCGAGCAATTGGGAACCCAGTACATTCTCATCACACGTGGTGCCGGCGGCATGACTCTGTTTGGAAAAAACGGTCGCCTCTCGAACGAGCCCGCAAATGCCCTTGAGGTCTATGATGTAACCGGCGCTGGCGACACGGCGGCAGCCCTTTTCTCCCTCGCCCTTTTTCAGGGCGAATCACCCGTCAGCGCAGCCGAGATCGCCAACACGGGGGCAGGCATCGTCGTTGGCAAAGTTGGCACCGCACCCGTGAGCGCCCTTGAGATAGAGTCCGCCATGTCCTCGGGGGGACGAAACAAAATCCTCTCCCGCGAGGAGCTTGGCAGGCATCTTGAAATGGAGCGCGCCAAGGGCCGCAAAGTCGTCTTCACGAACGGCTGCTTCGACCTGCTTCATGTCGGACATATCCAATACCTCCAGCAAGCCAAAAACCTGGGCGACCTTCTGGTCATCGGCCTCAACGACGACGCCTCGGTACGCAAATTAAAGGGTGAGGGGCGGCCCCTCATAGAGGAAAAACAAAGGGCACAACTCATGAGTGCCCTTGAATGCGTCGATTTCATCGTCTTCTTCTCGGAAGATACGCCCAAAAAATTACTTGAAACCCTCAGGCCGGATATTCTCGTAAAGGGCGGAGACTACACGCCGGATGAAGTAGTCGGGCGAGATTTGGTCGAGTCCTATGGCGGCCGCCTGGAGGTTCTGCCTTTCGTTGATGGCGTCTCAACCACAAGCATCGTGAACACGATTATCGAGCGCTACAAACAGGACAACACTCCGGCATGAATTCAACGGTCAACCATGCTGCACCCGTAATCGTCACCGGCGCGGCTGGCTTCATAGGGGCCCGCCTGGCGTCCCGGATCGCTCGGGATGGCACACAGGTCATAGCCGTGGACGAAACACACCATTTCGAGGCGCGCGCCGAGATCGCCTCGCTTTATCAAGGTGCCCCGCCCCATCGAATCATCGGCATGAATGACCTGCCCGATTGGCTCGATGGCCCCGACTCTAATGAAATCTCGGGAATCCTCCACCTCGGTGCCTGCACAGATACAACCGAGTATGACGAGGGTTTTCTCGAAAAAGTGAATACCGCCTACACGCGCAGGCTCTGGGAAATCGCCACGCGACGAAAAATCCCTTTCCTCTACGCGAGCAGCGCCGCCATCTACGGCGACGGCTCCAGTGGATACGACGACGAAACTCATCCCGAAGAATATGAGCCACTCAACCCCTACGGAGACTCGAAACACCGATTCGACATCTGGGCCCTTGGCGAGAATATCGAAAACCGACCGCCCACCTGGGCCGGGTTTCGATTCTTCAACGTCTACGGATTCGGCGAGGCACACAAGGAAAAGATGTCCAGCGTGTTCTATCAAGCATTCGTGCAAATCCTGGAGCGAGGCGAGGTGTCCCTGTTCCGCTCACATAAACAAGGGGTTGCCGACGGCCACCAGAGCCGTGATTTTATTTACGTCGAGGATGTGGTGAAAGTGCTCGTGCACGCTTGGCGAAAGGGCCTTCCTGATGGCATATACAACCTAGGGACCGGCCAAGCCAGGACCTTTCTCGACCTGACGAATGCGGCCTTTGCCGCGATGGGACGTGAGCCCAAAATAAAATTTATCGACACGCCCCCCAATATTCGCTCTCGGTACCAATATTTCACCGAGGCGAAGATGGACAAACTAAATCGTAGCGGCTATACGACTCCTTTCACCTCTCTTGAGGATGGAGCCAAGCTTTATTGGGAGCGGTTGAAGAAAGTGCTGACCCCGCAGGGGGACTGAGGGTCAGTAGATTCAAACTCGATTAAAAAAAACAGAACTGGACACACCCTTCGCCCACGAAGGAATGTATACCCTTGGAAATTGCTCTTCTCGGAAGCGGGAGCCGGGGCAACTCGGTGCTGGTGCGCTCTGGCGATTCATCTTTTCTAGTTGACGCCGGACTTAGCGCCCGGGAAATCACAGCTCGCTTGGCGCTTAAGGGAATCTCGCCAAACGATTTGCAGGGCGTCGTCCTGACCCACGAGCACTCCGACCACATCCGGGGCGTAGGACCCCTCGCCCGGCGCTTTAACCTGCCGGTATGGACAAACGAGGCGACCCTCGAGGCGGGGAAACAGAACCTTGGGGCCCTTCCCCACTGGGTCCCCATCGAAATCGGCGTTCCCTTTACCATCGCTGATGTCGAACTATCACCTTTCAGTATTCCACACGACGCGGCCGACCCGTTCGGCCTTACGCTCAAATCAGGCCAGGGCTACCGGGTGGGCCTGGCAACGGATATTGGCTTTCCCACCCAGCTAATTCGTTCGCACTTGAGGGGGCTCAACGGTCTCGTACTCGAATTCAACCACGATGTCGCCATGCTGATGGATGGACCCTACCCCTGGACAGTGAAACAACGGATCAGGGGAAAACTGGGCCATCTGAGCAACGTTGATGCCGCAGGCCTCCTTGATGAGGTCGCCTCCCACGATCTGGAGTGGGTGATATGCGCCCACATAAGCCAAGAGAACAACGAAACAGAAGTCATCGTCCAGGAGGCACGAGGGGCCCTCACCGGCGCATCGAGCCTTCTTAGCCAACCATCATCAGCCGCGCTTTGCGTGGCGACCCAGGTCGAGCCAACGCCACTGTACGGCCCGGCCGGGCAAATCGTGCCAAGTGCCGGAAACCTGGAGGAAGCGCCTTGATCCCGCGCTATACCCGCCCTGAGATGGGGAAGATTTGGGAAGAGAAAGAAAAGCTCCAGCGCATGCTGGATGTCGAAATTGCCGTCTGCGAGGAACTTGCCGCGCGCGGCGAAATACCGGCAGAAGCGCTCGATGCCATAAAATCGAAATCCGCCTTCGACCCCGAGCGAATCCGCGAGATTGAGCGGGTGACGAAGCATGACGTTATCGCCTTCCTAACGAACGTCGCCGAAAACGTGGGGCCCGCCTCCCGTTATATTCATCTCGGACTCACAAGCAGCGATGTCCTCGACACCGGCATGGCGCTGCAGCTTGTCTCGGCTGGCGGGCTTATCATCGAGGGTATTTCAAATTTACTGGACACCCTCCGCCGCCGCGCCCTTGAGCATCAGCGCACCATCATCGCAGGCCGCTCTCACGGCATGCACGCCGAGCCAACAACGCTGGGTCTCAAAATCGCTGGTTGGTTCACCGAGTTCGAGCGCGCCGAGGTGCGAATGAGGAACGCCAGAGAAGGGATCCGTGTCGGTCAGATTTCGGGTGCCGTAGGCGTCTGCCCCCACATCGCACCCGATGTCGAGGAGGCAATCTGCCGCCGCCTGGGGCTCCAGGTGGACCCGGTTAGCTCCCAAATCATCCAGCGAGACCGCCACGCAGAATACATGACGGCCCTCGCCCTGATTGCCGCCAGCATTGCTCGCGTGGCCACCGAGGTTCGCCACCTTCAGCGCACCGAAGTAGGCGAGGCAGAGGAATACTTCAGCCCGGGCCAAAAGGGAAGCTCGGCCATGCCTCATAAGCGAAATCCGGTCGTCTCTGAGCAATTGAGTGGCCTAAGCCGTCTTGTGCAGTCAAATGCGATGGCGGCCCTTCAGAACGTCCCGCTGTGGCATGAGCGCGATATCTCTCATTCGTCGGTCGAGCGCATTATCGTTCCCGACAGCGTGATTCTTGTCGATTACATGATTAATAAGCTCGATAACCTTATGGATAAATGGGTCATATATCCTGAGCGCATGAAAGAAAATCTTGCTCGCTCAGGAGATCTACTGTGTAGCGAGCACGTTATGCTGGCCCTAATCGGAACGGGACTCACACGTGAGGAGGCCTACGGGCGAGTCCAAGGCCCTGCCATGGAAGCCTGGGCCGACAAAAGTGATTTCCGGGCGAAATTGACCACTAACCCTGACGTAGGGGGCGTTCTCGGAGAGGAGACGCTCGCTCGTTGCTTCGATCAAGACGAGCATTTCAAGAATATTAACGCAATCTTTGAACGTGTTTTTGGATCCAATTTGAAGTGATCTTTTCGGCGCGCCATATGGTAGGATTCCCCCTCTTTTGGGGCCCCACTAAACGCCTCGCAATGGAGTGATGACAATGGAAAAAAGAGACCAGCTTTACGAGGGCAAAGCCAAGATACTCTACGAAACAGACGACCCGGCCTATCTCATCCAGTTTTTCAAGGATGACGCTAGCGCGTTCAACGCAAAAAAACTCGGGTCCATTGAGTCCAAAGGCCTATTCAACAACAAGATTTCCACGCGCTTGTTTCAGGAAGTCGAGGCCAAGGGCATCCCCACGCATTTCGTAAAAAATCTCTCCGAGCGCGAGATGCTCGTGAAGCGATGCGACATCATCATGGTCGAGATCGTGCTTCGCAATATTGTTGCCGGAAGCCTGGCCAAGCGCATGGGCGTCGAGGAGGGCACGAAACTCCCTCATCCGATCATTGACTTACATCTTAAAGATGACGCGCTCGACGATCCGCTTATCAACGAGGATACGGTTTCTGCCTTCGAGTTGGGCACCCGCGAGGAAATAGCCGAGGCACGCGAGTACGCCCTCAAGGTGAACCAGATACTCATCGAGTTTTTCGGCTCCCGAAATATAGACCTCGTTGATTTCAAACTGGAGTTTGGCCGCTGCCCCGCCGAGGGCGGCAAAATGCTTCTCGCCGACGAGATTACCCCCGATGGGTGCAGACTGTGGGAGAAAGGCACTGGCCGTAAAATGGACAAAGACCGTTTCCGCCGTGACCTAGGGAACATCGAGGCCACCTACGCTGAAGTTGAGCGCCTGGTAACCTCCTGAGGCACGAAAAACAGAAAAAATCATCGCTAATTAATTTCGCCGCTGCCCTCCGCCCAGTTTGATGCGGGCAGTGATCGAACTAACCATCCGGAGCCAGGGTGGCAAAAGCTCTCGTCTACATCACATACAAAAGCGGCGTACTCGACCCGCAGGGGTTGGCTGTCAAAGGTGCGCTCACATCTCTGGGCTTCGGGAATGTCAACGATGTTCGCGTGGGAAAATACATCGAAATAGAGCTTGAGGACGCGCCGCCCGAGGAGCTGAGGGCCGAGGCCGAAAAAATGTGCGCCGAGCTTCTCGCCAACCCTGTCATTGAAAACTACCGGGTGGAGCTGCCCGGCGACGCTGACCACTCCGACCCGCCCGCACCGGGGACCTGATGCGCTTTGCCGTAATCGTTTTTCCAGGCTCGAACTGCGATCATGACTGCCACCATGCGGTGAGCAGCGTCCTCGGCCATCCCGCCGCCCTCCTGTGGCACAAGGATACCGATCTCAAGGGCGCCGACGTCGTCATCGTCCCCGGCGGCTTCAGCTATGGCGACCATCTGCGCGCGGGCGCCATTTCGCGCTTCTCCCCCATCATGAAAGCCGTCGCCGCCCATGCGGCCGGGGGCCGGCCCGTCATCGGCATCTGCAACGGTTTTCAAATTCTGGCCGAATCAGGTCTTCTCCCCGGCGCCTTGCACCGAAACACCTCCCTTCGCTTTATTTGCGAGAATGTTCACGTACGTTGTGAGACCTCGCGCACACCGTTTACCCGAGACATCG comes from the Nitrospinaceae bacterium genome and includes:
- a CDS encoding phosphoribosylaminoimidazolesuccinocarboxamide synthase; translation: MEKRDQLYEGKAKILYETDDPAYLIQFFKDDASAFNAKKLGSIESKGLFNNKISTRLFQEVEAKGIPTHFVKNLSEREMLVKRCDIIMVEIVLRNIVAGSLAKRMGVEEGTKLPHPIIDLHLKDDALDDPLINEDTVSAFELGTREEIAEAREYALKVNQILIEFFGSRNIDLVDFKLEFGRCPAEGGKMLLADEITPDGCRLWEKGTGRKMDKDRFRRDLGNIEATYAEVERLVTS
- a CDS encoding adenylosuccinate lyase; protein product: MIPRYTRPEMGKIWEEKEKLQRMLDVEIAVCEELAARGEIPAEALDAIKSKSAFDPERIREIERVTKHDVIAFLTNVAENVGPASRYIHLGLTSSDVLDTGMALQLVSAGGLIIEGISNLLDTLRRRALEHQRTIIAGRSHGMHAEPTTLGLKIAGWFTEFERAEVRMRNAREGIRVGQISGAVGVCPHIAPDVEEAICRRLGLQVDPVSSQIIQRDRHAEYMTALALIAASIARVATEVRHLQRTEVGEAEEYFSPGQKGSSAMPHKRNPVVSEQLSGLSRLVQSNAMAALQNVPLWHERDISHSSVERIIVPDSVILVDYMINKLDNLMDKWVIYPERMKENLARSGDLLCSEHVMLALIGTGLTREEAYGRVQGPAMEAWADKSDFRAKLTTNPDVGGVLGEETLARCFDQDEHFKNINAIFERVFGSNLK
- the rfaE1 gene encoding D-glycero-beta-D-manno-heptose-7-phosphate kinase, with protein sequence MSGTISRLAEGCQDILVIGDLILDRYIWGEVERISPEAPVQVLKWEREEQVLGGAANVAHNLSTLGCPVRLMGLIGEDADADRFEELTRVAGIDTRYVTRIPGRPTVTKTRFIGRGQQILRLDREDDNPQPGELEGPLLANLTEAIEGAAGVICSDYLKGTLSPGLMSKVVDAAGRANISIITDPKGGNYSKYKGVTAITPNLSEVALATGMRLDTEEAIDSAAHSLFEQLGTQYILITRGAGGMTLFGKNGRLSNEPANALEVYDVTGAGDTAAALFSLALFQGESPVSAAEIANTGAGIVVGKVGTAPVSALEIESAMSSGGRNKILSREELGRHLEMERAKGRKVVFTNGCFDLLHVGHIQYLQQAKNLGDLLVIGLNDDASVRKLKGEGRPLIEEKQRAQLMSALECVDFIVFFSEDTPKKLLETLRPDILVKGGDYTPDEVVGRDLVESYGGRLEVLPFVDGVSTTSIVNTIIERYKQDNTPA
- the purQ gene encoding phosphoribosylformylglycinamidine synthase subunit PurQ, producing MRFAVIVFPGSNCDHDCHHAVSSVLGHPAALLWHKDTDLKGADVVIVPGGFSYGDHLRAGAISRFSPIMKAVAAHAAGGRPVIGICNGFQILAESGLLPGALHRNTSLRFICENVHVRCETSRTPFTRDIEVGERLQMPIAHGDGNYFCDEKTLAILEDNEQIVFRYCDAEGALTPASNPNGSKSSIAGICNREGNVVGLMPHPERACESAFGSDDGLRLFSSALTAAVS
- the purS gene encoding phosphoribosylformylglycinamidine synthase subunit PurS, coding for MAKALVYITYKSGVLDPQGLAVKGALTSLGFGNVNDVRVGKYIEIELEDAPPEELRAEAEKMCAELLANPVIENYRVELPGDADHSDPPAPGT
- the rfaD gene encoding ADP-glyceromanno-heptose 6-epimerase is translated as MNSTVNHAAPVIVTGAAGFIGARLASRIARDGTQVIAVDETHHFEARAEIASLYQGAPPHRIIGMNDLPDWLDGPDSNEISGILHLGACTDTTEYDEGFLEKVNTAYTRRLWEIATRRKIPFLYASSAAIYGDGSSGYDDETHPEEYEPLNPYGDSKHRFDIWALGENIENRPPTWAGFRFFNVYGFGEAHKEKMSSVFYQAFVQILERGEVSLFRSHKQGVADGHQSRDFIYVEDVVKVLVHAWRKGLPDGIYNLGTGQARTFLDLTNAAFAAMGREPKIKFIDTPPNIRSRYQYFTEAKMDKLNRSGYTTPFTSLEDGAKLYWERLKKVLTPQGD
- a CDS encoding MBL fold metallo-hydrolase; this encodes MEIALLGSGSRGNSVLVRSGDSSFLVDAGLSAREITARLALKGISPNDLQGVVLTHEHSDHIRGVGPLARRFNLPVWTNEATLEAGKQNLGALPHWVPIEIGVPFTIADVELSPFSIPHDAADPFGLTLKSGQGYRVGLATDIGFPTQLIRSHLRGLNGLVLEFNHDVAMLMDGPYPWTVKQRIRGKLGHLSNVDAAGLLDEVASHDLEWVICAHISQENNETEVIVQEARGALTGASSLLSQPSSAALCVATQVEPTPLYGPAGQIVPSAGNLEEAP